DNA sequence from the Ischnura elegans chromosome 8, ioIscEleg1.1, whole genome shotgun sequence genome:
CTGCCTGCTTCATGTCCTGGGCTTCCTTTTCCAGTCGGACAGCATTGGCAGCCGCTGCTGCCATACCAGCCGGGGATCCGCTCATGAGGAAGGAAGGGGATGACGAGTGTGGGGAGGAGAAATGGTGAACGGCTAAGGGGTCAGACAGGGGGTCGAGGGGGGCTGCAGCAGGTGGAGGCGGAGGGATAGGCGGGATGGATGGAATGGAtatggagggaggaggagggggcgatGAGGCACTTCCTCCGCTGCTGCTGTTCGAGAGTCCCCGAGCGCCAGGGTGGCGCAGGAACTCGGCGAGCGTGAGAACCAGGTGGTTCGAGATGGAGGCCAGCCGCTGGAGCTCCGTGTCCACCTCTGTGAGGTAAGCCAGGGTTTCCGCAGCAAGCACCCGCTCACTCGGGGGACGATCCTTCTTGCAAAGTCTCACCTGAGGGGGACAATGATGAGAGACAAATTAGATGTCATGCATGAATTTTATAACTAGCTGCTTGAACTGCAATGAAATTCACAGTACATAATTTAATTCAACACATTTTGGCTGGATACCATGGCAGTTCTTATTGAGAGTTGCTTCAGGTTCAATCTCGTGAAATCATATCATTACAAAAAGAGGAACCCAGGAACACATGGAAAATTGTCagtaatttctattttattcaagagaaagtttttcatttattaaaagtaaCAAATGCACTTGCgacattattttaatgcatacataGTGTTCAAATGCTCCTCGAGTTTAAAAATTTAGTTACTTTCctagattttaaaataacaatttcaaaaattacaCTGATTTTTTTCGGGAATATTTTCACCACTTCGCACCAATTAGACCCTTATCAGATAATAAAGTGGAGGAGTAACTGCAAGATGCTGTGTGTGACCACAGTCCGTGTCTTGCAGCAGTTGCATCCCAGGCAACTTGTGAGAGACAGAACAATGCGGGGTGGTGCCCGACATcccgcagtggttttgaagcattcgtgaaAACCACTTTTCTTAATGCGTCATCTCACAGCCACGGATGCACGGTTTTCGGAAACTAGGTGATATACAGAGTAAAAGGAATATGAGTAAAATCATATTATTGCCGCTAAATAGGTCGTGGTCAggaaaagaaagctctcaatgagtcccgGAAGCTAACTAAAATAACAGACTATGTGCGTTAATAATAAGGCATTGTCAAATTTATGGAAATTACTCCAAATTCAAGTAAAAGTTTGGATTATCATGTCTTCagattattcgtgccgcctctctccatcattagcccagataattggGAGTTTACATAATATGAATGCaccgagaaaaattaaaaagctaaaATACATAAAGAAAAAACTATTCCAACTACAATCAACATCAATATCACTGTTTAGGTGTGTTTTAACTGAGCCACCCAGCACATATTTAAGACTAAAGGGTCACAGTCTTACCAAACAAGGCAGAGTTTTGTACAAGATTTTGGTATCTTCCGCACTGATTGCCCCAGCTCGATGCATGTACGTCAAACACCTTGCAGCTCCCATTTGCATTTCTGAAGGCTTGTCCCTTGCCATCAGAGTAACCAATAGGTCGGGTACAGACTTTCCACCGtaactattgaaaataaaaataaatgatggcctgatgactGACAGCAAGCAAGTAATTGTAAGGaagataaaaactatcaaaaacttcacaaaaaactattatattacaAGACGATTACTTTGTAAGTTTGGAAAGAACTTCTGAGTGAAATATACATAATCAAATATTacactcatttaaaaaataccttaaattcTCAAAATTACTACGCATTAGAAGGACTAGTTTCCATGCTATTTACCAGaggtaataattataaattttccacGTGATAAGACATATCCGGATGAGTTAAAATAAAACCCTGTCCAGCATTCCTACAAGTAAAACAGTTCTACACTACCAATAACATCATTGAAGCTTCCACCAGACTTTAAAAACTACTAATTAAGACTAATATTCCCTGTAAGGAGACAGCCACAGAAATATTGGTAATTGCCTATTATGAACTAGTAGGAATCCTGAGCAAACGTCAcacagtaaaaataagtaatttgaGCAAAATAAACACATGTACTTCATGATTAACCATAAATGTTGTACAGAAAACTGAAATTTGCACAGAAATCATGCCACTGGGATAAGAATGCACATGTTGATTTAGAGGCTTACCTTGAGATTGATACTACACTAGAGACATTGGCATTTTGGAAGCACATGTTGGCCAGACAAGAAAGACTAGGCATCTGCACCTTATAATGAGGAGAGCATAACAAGGCAGCCAAAGCTGGAACAGCACCCCGCTCACATAGGGTATTCTGGTTTTCTGGAGTCTGGAAAGAGGTTGGATGCAATTAATAAATGGATTGAGTATACTTGAAAACATTGAAACGAGGCATGTTCCAATTTTTCATTAGGAGAAGCGGATAATTAAGTCTACTTCAGGCATTGACACTGAGGAAATACGCAACCGACCACATAATAATTTCTCATTAATCTTGAGATGTCAATTTTTTAACCATCGATTTCcaacttttgtttttcattccaataaataatttttgaaatttaaactttttttgcgAGTTCTCCCTCTCTAACCTTtgcaatagtttattttttttacaatatatgGTGGATACGACAATATTAGGCTAAGAAAATAATCAAGGAGATTACTGGAAAGGAATATATTGGCCACAACTGCAGCTAAAACTACGCatgaagcattaaaatttaagcaaCATCAAGTCAGCACTCACCTTGCATGCAGCCGTAAGCACAGTTGTGATGCACATTTGATTTGAGACAGAATGGGATAATAGATTCAACAAATGGGTAACGAGACTTGGATCGTCGTATATAAGATCCACAGGCGCACAAGGGCTCTGGAACACAGTGCGAAGACAGCAAAGACATACCTCCACAAGATTTTGATCATCACTATAAAGAGCTGAAAGTAATTTACAGCAATGAACAACGGGATGATTTCTTTAAGGCTAAAATCTCAAATACATTAAACAAGAGGCATTCGTGTGGTAATAAATTCAATGAGCAAGCTTACTGTTTATCAGAAGTGGAACTATTCCCGTATCAACTAACGCCTTGACGTGTTCTTCTGTCCCTTTAGCAAGAGACCCCAGCGTAATTGTAGcctcaattttaacagcattcgAAGAGACATTATCACCTAAGAGTTGTAACAGTCGAGGAACAACTCCCTGCTGTATAACACTGCCTTTCTGTCGATTGCTACCGATGACGGAGTTCTTCAAGCGTCTAGAAAATAAAGAAGCTTGCAATAGAAAACAGCTCGGCAGTAAAACTTGAAGAATCAGCTAAATCactaaaagaatgaaatttatctGAATAATTACACTATTGCGTCCATGCATCTTGTGGCATCCGGGGAGTACAACTCGTCAATGTACGATCTGGAGCTTTCAACCTCCTGTAATAACAGTGACTGGTATATAGAATTGTTAAAATAGATCGAACACAAAGCACCACCAAGTCAATAGCTTACCATAATTGGCTCCATAACAGAcatcataataatgaaaaaaactgaatGTGTAATGAACACAAAACAGAACGAGCGTGACTTGGGAATTTGGTTCAACCCTTAAAAAGCTGCCATACTACTTATCCTCGACCTCAAACGCAGAGGTAGGCATATAGCTAATCACCAGATTGCAAAACGATGATTATCCGCGATTATACAATCAGCGACTGCCT
Encoded proteins:
- the LOC124163350 gene encoding armadillo repeat-containing protein 8-like isoform X1, encoding MMSVMEPIMEVESSRSYIDELYSPDATRCMDAIVRLKNSVIGSNRQKGSVIQQGVVPRLLQLLGDNVSSNAVKIEATITLGSLAKGTEEHVKALVDTGIVPLLINTLYSDDQNLVEVCLCCLRTVFQSPCAPVDLIYDDPSLVTHLLNLLSHSVSNQMCITTVLTAACKTPENQNTLCERGAVPALAALLCSPHYKVQMPSLSCLANMCFQNANVSSVVSISSYGGKSVPDLLVTLMARDKPSEMQMGAARCLTYMHRAGAISAEDTKILYKTLPCLVRLCKKDRPPSERVLAAETLAYLTEVDTELQRLASISNHLVLTLAEFLRHPGARGLSNSSSGGSASSPPPPPSISIPSIPPIPPPPPAAAPLDPLSDPLAVHHFSSPHSSSPSFLMSGSPAGMAAAAANAVRLEKEAQDMKQAAFRAFASLGANDEDIRKKIIDTDNLMEHIVAGLQDSSPKVRLAAVRCLHSLSRSVQQLRTTFQRALVPKLTCPSSSSSLCICSCQITSPLTVASSLEHLAAVQDHTVWRPLMQLLQGAGEDVLSVASSTLCNLLLEFSPSKEPILESGAVNLLCQLTRREDPALRLNGIWALMNMAFQAEQKIKSQILNTLGTDQIFRLLSDPEVNVLMKTLGLLRNLLSTKPHIDHIMSLHGNQIMQAVILILEGNHGAEVKEQALCILANIADGDSAKEFIMSNEDVLKKLTNYMMHSSVKLQIAAIFCISNLVWKEEGGAAERQARLRDMGVYKLLQQLIVTNDTMLFDKVKTAMTQFSES
- the LOC124163350 gene encoding armadillo repeat-containing protein 8-like isoform X2, producing the protein MMSVMEPIMEVESSRSYIDELYSPDATRCMDAIVRLKNSVIGSNRQKGSVIQQGVVPRLLQLLGDNVSSNAVKIEATITLGSLAKGTEEHVKALVDTGIVPLLINTLYSDDQNLVEVCLCCLRTVFQSPCAPVDLIYDDPSLVTHLLNLLSHSVSNQMCITTVLTAACKTPENQNTLCERGAVPALAALLCSPHYKVQMPSLSCLANMCFQNANVSSVVSISSYGGKSVPDLLVTLMARDKPSEMQMGAARCLTYMHRAGAISAEDTKILYKTLPCLVRLCKKDRPPSERVLAAETLAYLTEVDTELQRLASISNHLVLTLAEFLRHPGARGLSNSSSGGSASSPPPPPSISIPSIPPIPPPPPAAAPLDPLSDPLAVHHFSSPHSSSPSFLMSGSPAGMAAAAANAVRLEKEAQDMKQAAFRAFASLGANDEDIRKKIIDTDNLMEHIVAGLQDSSPKVRLAAVRCLHSLSRSVQQLRTTFQDHTVWRPLMQLLQGAGEDVLSVASSTLCNLLLEFSPSKEPILESGAVNLLCQLTRREDPALRLNGIWALMNMAFQAEQKIKSQILNTLGTDQIFRLLSDPEVNVLMKTLGLLRNLLSTKPHIDHIMSLHGNQIMQAVILILEGNHGAEVKEQALCILANIADGDSAKEFIMSNEDVLKKLTNYMMHSSVKLQIAAIFCISNLVWKEEGGAAERQARLRDMGVYKLLQQLIVTNDTMLFDKVKTAMTQFSES